A region from the Drosophila bipectinata strain 14024-0381.07 chromosome 3R, DbipHiC1v2, whole genome shotgun sequence genome encodes:
- the pps gene encoding death-inducer obliterator 1 — MSSSVFTEAPSRPAALDADSNLVVVYGKNGISFDERAIENIMEEKSISTISVVRLTSPTPSMIDQEEAERLEELERFLDTASDSELDSDNASQSGGDDARSDGEAPDEENENSSEENNEDSTESEPDAPRLRKRPGRKPKVIKKKKRRKPKERPQIVGLRVEQFYADGTANMVVKNALKLAGVPMYKRTPETDALMDVIRNDHNYTPFTSPEQLKNHKRAEKMATDVQSQNRKIIIQAPGSIKVINAKKRVQAMPFSPLQVKIQRLPTKLSQQQQQQNQQQSSVQVHLQKKISQQPLPRQKPEIIPSTVNHNIRLRPVRAPVKVMAHVEEHIEDDEDAQSSDAADEENADKSYDTEEPSEESDELQDSDNDRDSDIDFNMRGSGGRNTSKRKRVRKTVKPPPARPAKALITPPSATPQFPDLKRRKEQVDLRAPQIGQIIQLPPRAPAGVIALGKSIPSTSFLKTRPPTHQALPVKKLPLPGGTLSGAVVTKVDIPTTQVRRTPVVQVGRILNNSSRGVFKNSTQDVKEIIINKNMASPKGVFTNLNSLLGDNNNATIKASPDPQRHRQIMSPSTPRSSYSNQQSTPVTPKPITPTPSKGFMPIGVNTAQSHKLPAQIVIETHQSSSELAAENDKQLDLINSIVQDELLKSTLVEQPPVNADENIPKLVKMLESTAASLDPAPINPVFPETANSASVDPIDEDEITADFLQHVVELIEEDKQFEAEVVKQVLASTEPGELDAIVSLPTPIAPVSLPHSLNIQPQTNLPLNAVIVEPPAPLSSVPIASSTPSRTHTTPMTPSAKIVRGNGRVIYLPPMEAPTTRAKRRAQIPTASPSAGDQSMNESLLDTSSEQLANTSSLSVDSQSGVGPKRPNPREPSLARRSTAPRRTKKLNTSHSTDPEASESQEDDDDPNKLWCICRQPHNNRFMICCDMCEDWYHGSCVSVTKAMGTEMENKGIDWKCPKCVKQLEEKSQPRITEMLRPAISSEEKPNETKVFSTSLDSVKVISPATQKRVLPLGVTVARSPLRSPIMKPSNKRPANAIPHQQQQLNFIKLGPLPGNRTAEAQCVVCKRPASSNSVYCGDECIRKYAQSAIQAHPSSKQSDGPLAHKKKDLFEDMLRQADSMSKVERINVFERKSGRVIIGHLAPTLHQFRKWLQDNPTFEVLPSGTLQSADPEKRQLKRVPEPSTNQEFMASVATSSTVAKKPLEVAIRSPQPATTPTLVRALPKKDKESSSPALTASVASTSRSATKPEPVRIGIRRSLKEQLLARIKEAQDEEKASSQGATTKWLTAAEVDHFVKAVESEMYHSFGRDVGAKYKAKYRSLMFNIKDRKNRTLFEKICAKQVEPKQLVRMTPEQLASQELAKWREEENRHQLDMIKKSELDMLYVVSNHKGEEVVTSKVDVTLPEEEATEASPVEKKPGLDTSGTERSSSKGKSSSSKEKRHKSHKHHHHRKRSRSRSNSRSRSQDKRHRKHPNEPETFDSPPGGGEPHSVEKQGKEGGEGSVSSPLSKKREESNLSPTVKKMEKTNRKSEVTTYNLIDQILESEKTVEQAANLEKPTKPAAKPLPTLPPSMDHYARYVHGLSTTSLWSGNLKMVEVTDFNVVVHPVLGESSQLSKLFPPQLDVIGRITRVNVWEYIKKLRKSPTKEVVIVNFFPASPSETPKFNLFYEYLDSRQRLGVLGANSDQIRDFYIFPFGSGDVLPPELKLADRVPFYEDEHRPNTLLGIIVRCLSKRSVTGTPNSLPSTLPVASPISSVTSSKKTRRTGNFTPPSSPKRKASTHSTSSKDEEFDIDAIIKAPIAKLQKTSTVAPKLPIAPLDDADEPYSPGGSDDEKPPPAPRIANDLERQVDEINKQIAAQQMEIAGLLKVEPKGSASSSKVLAGISIPPNLSKILASIKDKALGEEDEEYNPEDAITTPSTYATKPKSKGRLAHLSEAELLSMVPDGAMPSTSKTRHQQSPPPLPPPPPPPGV, encoded by the exons ATGTCCAGTTCGGTGTTCACCGAAGCGCCGAGCCGGCCGGCGGCGTTGGACGCGGACTCCAATCTGGTGGTGGTTTACGGCAAAAATGGCATCTCGTTTGACGAGCGCGCCATCGAGAACATCATGG AGGAAAAATCGATTTCCACCATCAGCGTGGTGCGGCTTACCTCGCCTACGCCCAGTATGATTGATCAGGAGGAGGCAGAGCGACTGGAGGAGCTGGAACGCTTCCTTGACACCGCATCGGACTCAGAGTTGGACAGCGACAATGCTAGCCAAAGTGGCGGCGATGATGCCAGAAGCGATGGTGAAGCCCCCGACGAAGAGAATGAAAACTCCAGTGAGGAGAACAACGAGGATTCCACTGAATCTGAGCCAGATGCTCCACGTTTAAGGAAGCGTCCGGGTCGTAAACCAAAAgtcataaaaaagaaaaagcgcCGCAAACCCAAAGAACGCCCACAAATTGTGGGTCTGCGGGTGGAACAGTTTTACGCCGATGGCACAGCCAATATGGTTGTAAAAAATGCACTTA AGCTAGCTGGAGTACCAATGTACAAGCGAACTCCGGAGACAGACGCCCTTATGGATGTTATCCGCAACGATCATAACTACACACCGTTCACTTCGCCAGAGCAGCTGAAGAACCACAAACGGGCCGAAAAGATGGCCACGGATGTGCAGTCCCAAAATCGCAAGATCATAATACAAGCCCCAGGAAGCATAAAGGTTATCAACGCCAAAAAGAGAGTTCAAGCCATGCCCTTCAGTCCGCTGCAGGTTAAGATCCAGAGACTGCCAACAAAGCtctcccagcagcagcagcagcagaatcAACAGCAGAGTTCTGTACAGGTTcacctccaaaaaaaaatcagccaGCAACCACTGCCAAGACAAAAACCAGAGATTATTCCAAGTACGGTTAACCACAACATCAGACTGAGGCCAGTTCGAGCTCCTGTCAAGGTAATGGCACACGTGGAGGAACATATTGAGGACGATGAAGATGCCCAGAGCTCGGATGCTGCGGATGAGGAGAATGCCGATAAATCGTACGACACTGAAGAGCCTAGCGAGGAGAGTGATGAGCTCCAGGACTCTGACAATGATCGCGATAGCGACATTGACTTCAATATGAGAGGTAGTGGTGGTCGTAATACAAGTAAACGGAAGCGGGTCCGAAAGACAGTGAAACCACCTCCAGCTAGACCAGCGAAGGCTTTAATCACACCTCCATCGGCCACGCCGCAGTTCCCAGATTTAAAGCGCCGCAAAGAACAAGTGGATCTTAGGGCGCCGCAAATTGGACAAATCATTCAGCTCCCACCTCGGGCACCAGCCGGAGTAATTGCTCTTGGCAAGAGCATACCTAGCACCTCTTTCCTTAAAACCCGGCCACCTACCCATCAGGCGCTTCCCGTCAAAAAACTTCCACTGCCAGGAGGCACTTTATCAGGAGCCGTTGTCACCAAGGTGGACATTCCAACAACCCAAGTGCGTCGGACTCCTGTAGTGCAG GTTGGCCGAATCCTGAATAATTCATCACGCGGCGTGTTTAAGAATTCCACTCAAGATGTCAAAGAGATTATAATTAACAAGAACATGGCAAGCCCGAAGGGTGTGTTCACTAATCTCAATAGTTTGCTGGGTGATAACAACAATGCGACCATTAAAGCGTCGCCAGATCCTCAGCGCCATCGTCAGATAATGTCGCCCAGCACACCGAGATCTAGTTATAGCAACCAACAGTCGACACCAGTTACCCCGAAACCTATAACTCCAACACCTTCTAAAGGCTTCATGCCCATTGGCGTAAACACAGCTCAGTCGCACAAGTTGCCAGCCCAAATCGTTATCGAGACGCACCAGAGTTCCTCGGAACTGGCGGCTGAAAATGATAAACAGCTTGATCTCATTAATTCCATTGTGCAGGATGAGCTGCTGAAGTCTACGCTGGTGGAGCAGCCACCTGTAAATGCGGACGAAAACATACCAAAGCTTGTCAAAATGCTGGAGAGTACGGCGGCGAGCTTAGATCCTGCCCCGATCAATCCAGTGTTTCCTGAAACGGCCAATTCCGCCTCAGTGGATCCCATTGACGAAGATGAGATTACGGCCGATTTTCTGCAGCACGTCGTTGAACTAATTGAGGAAGACAAACAGTTTGAGGCCGAGGTAGTGAAACAAGTGCTGGCCAGCACCGAACCAGGAGAGCTAGATGCCATTGTTTCCTTGCCCACGCCGATTGCACCAGTTTCTTTGCCCCATTCACTAAATATTCAG cCGCAAACGAATCTTCCTCTCAACGCGGTGATTGTGGAACCACCGGCGCCATTATCGTCCGTACCGATTGCGAGCAGCACTCCTTCCAGAACCCACACTACTCCGATGACCCCATCGGCTAAGATTGTTCGTGGTAATGGCCGTGTAATCTATCTGCCTCCCATGGAAGCGCCCACCACACGTGCCAAGCGACGGGCACAAATCCCGACAGCGTCGCCAAGTGCCGGGGATCAGTCGATGAATGAATCGCTTCTGGATACCAGTTCTGAGCAGTTGGCCAATACTAGCAGTCTCAGTGTCGACAGCCAGTCAGGTGTCGGGCCGAAGAGACCGAATCCTAGGGAACCTTCACTCGCCCGTCGCTCAACGGCGCCTAGAAGAACAAAGAAACTGAACACGAGTCACAGTACGGACCCAGAGGCTTCTGAATCTCAAGAGGATGACGACGATCCCAACAA ACTGTGGTGCATCTGTCGTCAGCCACATAATAATCGTTTCATGATATGCTGCGATATGTGTGAGGATTGGTATCACGGGTCTTGCGTGAGTGTTACCAAGGCAATGGGCACAGAAATGGAGAACAAGGGTATCGACTGGAAGTGTCCTAAGTGTGTCAAACAGTTGGAGGAGAAG AGCCAGCCCCGAATCACAGAAATGTTGAGGCCAGCAATTTCTTCGGAGGAGAAACCGAACGAAACCAAAGTTTTTTCCACGTCTTTGGATTCTGTCAAAGTTATTTCTCCAGCTACGCAAAAGAGAGTGTTGCCTTTGGGCGTAACTGTAGCCAGATCCCCTCTGCGAAGTCCCATTATGAAGCCCTCTAACAAACGACCGGCGAATGCTATTCcacaccaacagcagcagttaAACTTCATCAAACTCGGCCCACTCCCTGGTAACCGAACAGCGGAAGCACAATGTGTTGTTTGTAAACGACCAGCGAGCTCGAACTCCGTTTATTGTGGCGATGAGTGTATTCGGAAATACGCTCAAAGCGCCATCCAAGCCCATCCCTCTTCTAAGCAATCTGATGGTCCGTTGGCCCACAAGAAAAAGGATCTCTTCGAGGATATGCTGCGGCAAGCGGACTCCATGTCGAAAGTAGAGAGA ATCAACGTGTTCGAGCGTAAAAGTGGACGAGTCATCATTGGCCATTTAGCACCCACGTTACATCAATTCCGAAAATGGTTGCAAGACAACCCTACTTTTGAGGTGCTGCCCTCCGGAACCCTTCAATCCGCGGACCCTGAA aaacgTCAGTTGAAACGAGTTCCAGAGCCATCTACCAATCAAGAATTCATGGCTTCGGTTGCAACAAGTTCAACAGTAGCTAAAAAGCCTCTGGAAGTTGCAATTAGGTCTCCCCAACCTGCCACAACACCCACATTAGTTCGTGCTTTGCCCAAAAAGGATAAGGAAAGCTCTTCACCCGCTTTAACTGCGTCAGTGGCCTCAACAAGCCGATCCGCCACAAAACCAGAGCCAGTTCGCATCGGTATTCGACGCTCCCTTAAGGAACAGCTTTTGGCTCGTATTAAGGAGGCCCAGGATGAGGAGAAAGCTTCCAGCCAGGGTGCGACTACAAAGTGGTTGACGGCTGCCGAGGTGGACCATTTCGTTAAGGCCGTGGAGTCGGAAATGTATCATTCGTTTGGGCGTGATGTGGGAGCTAAATACAAGGCCAAATACAGGTCCCTTATGTTCAACATAAAGGATCGCAAAAATAGGACTTTGTTTGAGAAGATCTGTGCCAAGCAGGTGGAGCCCAAGCAACTGGTGCGGATGACTCCGGAGCAGCTAGCCAGCCAAGAGCTGGCCAAGTGGCGAGAAGAGGAAAATCGTCACCAGCTCGATATGATCAAGAAATCCGAGCTGGACATGCTGTACGTTGTAAGCAACCACAAAGGCGAGGAAGTGGTGACCAGCAAAGTTGACGTAACACTGCCGGAAGAGGAAGCCACTGAAGCTTCACCGGTGGAGAAAAAGCCGGGACTAGACACCTCAGGCACGGAGCGTTCCAGCTCGAAAGGAAAGTCCTCTTCCTCAAAGGAAAAGCGCCACAAAAGCCACaagcaccaccaccatcgcAAGAGGAGTCGCAGTCGCTCCAACAGTCGAAGTCGCAGTCAAGACAAGCGCCATCGCAAACATCCCAATGAACCGGAGACGTTTGACTCACCACCAGGTGGAGGAGAACCTCACTCGGTGGAAAAACAAGGCAAGGAAGGAGGTGAGGGTAGTGTTTCGTCGCCCCTTTCCAAAAAGAGGGAAGAAAGCAATCTGTCGCCAACTGtcaaaaaaatggagaaaacgAATAGAAAATCAGAGGTAACTACCTACAACCTTATCGATCAAATTCTGGAATCCGAGAAAACAGTTGAGCAAGCAGCGAACCTGGAAAAGCCGACAAAGCCAGCCGCAAAACCACTTCCAACTCTTCCGCCTTCAATGGACCACTACGCCCGATATGTTCACGGTTTATCCACCACTTCGTTGTGGTCGGGCAACCTCAAGATGGTCGAAGTCACCGACTTTAATGTGGTCGTGCATCCAGTTTTGGGCGAGAGCAGCCAGCTAAGTAAGCTCTTTCCACCTCAGTTGGATGTGATTGGTCGCATCACCCGCGTCAATGTTTGGGAGTATATCAAAAAGCTGAGGAAGAGTCCTACCAAGGAGGTGGTCATCGTTAACTTCTTTCCCGCCTCGCCCAGCGAAACGCCCAAGTTCAACTTGTTCTACGAGTACCTCGACTCACGTCAGCGGCTAGGTGTCTTGGGAGCTAATTCGGATCAGATTCGAGACTTTTACATCTTTCCATTTGGTTCTGGTGATGTATTGCCGCCAGAGCTAAAGCTCGCGGATCGGGTGCCTTTTTACGAGGATGAGCACCGGCCAAACACTTTGCTGGGAATAATAGTTCGGTGCTTGAGCAAGCGTTCTGTAACGGGTACGCCAAACTCTCTTCCTTCCACTCTGCCAGTGGCTTCTCCGATTTCATCGGTGACCAGCAGCAAG AAAACACGCAGGACTGGCAACTTTACGCCGCCCAGTAGCCCCAAACGTAAGGCGAGCACCCATTCCACCAGTTCCAAGGACGAGGAGTTTGACATCGATGCCATCATTAAGGCGCCCATTGCCAAGTTGCAGAAAA CCTCCACAGTTGCCCCCAAACTTCCTATTGCGCCTTTGGATGATGCCGATGAACCGTATTCGCCCGGGGGCTCCGACGACGAAAAGCCACCACCTGCTCCAAGGATCGCAAACGATCTGGAGCGGCAGGTGGATGAAATTAACAAACAAATCGCAGCACAGCAAATGGAAATTGCAGGTTTACTCAAAGTAGAGCCCAAG GGATCTGCGTCTTCTTCAAAGGTACTGGCAGGCATATCGATTCCACCCAATCTTTCAAAGATTCTGGCTAGCATAAAGGACAAGGCgcttggcgaagaagacgaaGAGTATAATCCCGAGGACGCAATCACCACGCCCAGTACATATG CAACGAAGCCTAAGAGCAAAGGTCGTTTGGCGCATCTAAGTGAAGCAGAGCTTCTTAGCATGGTCCCGGACGGTGCGATGCCCAGCACGTCAAAGACACGCCACCAGCAGTCACCGCCCCCACTTCCGCCACCCCCTCCGCCCCCAGGTGTTTAG
- the Scgbeta gene encoding beta-sarcoglycan — translation MINSFENTFIRGPSPSYSDDANSENALSVTLPIGGPIPELDFCRDDSKTDTADYFDEKYNSDSCSRLHPGHEGRNTFAFWTIVVILLALTVGNLVLTLTIVGVLRLGKGVQGMEVIPEVDVIKFYGSTDLERVLTSSYGQIHGFSDVPVTISSDAEDGVHIRVFRNGNGASTNERDRIVLNKEGVLIQATNLFEVKDPKDRQPVFTTHRPQYNIPGGVNSLQAKVMSASGIASPVDEALRLESDGRLSIRGAQGVFLDGAKVDIQAEHHISINSTQGATILEGGAGIFLDMNRIPIVSSEMGLRTGSVQYKICVCMPHGTLFRIAIPRVHNGPKISCAHFSGKDDPCEIN, via the coding sequence atgataaattcATTTGAAAACACTTTTATTCGAGGACCATCGCCATCCTATTCCGACGATGCCAATTCCGAGAATGCTCTCTCAGTAACTCTTCCCATCGGAGGACCTATTCCGGAGCTGGATTTCTGTCGCGACGACTCCAAGACTGATACGGCGGACTACTTTGACGAGAAGTATAACAGCGACAGCTGCTCTCGCTTACATCCTGGTCATGAGGGACGCAATACATTTGCCTTCTGGACCATCGTGGTCATCCTATTGGCCCTGACTGTGGGCAATCTTGTGCTCACACTGACCATCGTTGGGGTGCTGCGCTTGGGCAAGGGAGTTCAAGGCATGGAGGTGATTCCTGAGGTGGATGTAATCAAGTTTTACGGATCTACTGACTTGGAGAGAGTCCTGACCAGTTCGTATGGTCAGATTCACGGCTTCTCGGATGTGCCTGTGACCATTAGCAGCGATGCTGAAGATGGTGTTCACATTCGGGTCTTTCGCAATGGAAATGGAGCTTCCACCAATGAACGCGATAGAATCGTTCTGAACAAGGAGGGCGTTCTCATCCAGGCTACCAATCTCTTCGAGGTCAAGGACCCGAAGGACAGGCAACCAGTTTTCACCACCCATCGTCCTCAGTACAACATTCCGGGGGGAGTGAATTCCCTCCAAGCTAAGGTGATGAGTGCCAGTGGCATCGCAAGTCCCGTAGACGAAGCCCTAAGGCTGGAGAGCGACGGCAGGTTGTCCATCAGGGGCGCCCAGGGAGTCTTTTTGGACGGCGCCAAGGTCGACATTCAGGCCGAGCATCATATCTCCATCAACTCCACTCAGGGTGCCACCATTCTAGAGGGCGGCGCGGGAATCTTTCTGGACATGAATCGTATTCCCATTGTCAGCTCCGAAATGGGCCTACGTACAGGTAGTGTTCAGTACAAGATATGTGTGTGCATGCCACACGGAACGCTCTTCCGCATCGCCATTCCACGGGTTCACAACGGCCCCAAGATATCATGTGCCCATTTCAGCGGCAAGGATGATCCCTGCGAGATcaactaa
- the LOC108129592 gene encoding c-Myc-binding protein homolog: MSFKPIDPKRDEIRRYLERGSVLDSLTKIFIRVIKERPENPLEYIRNNIGVVRHQHDKYERLQQDLQIANDEIQRLRDIINSINPDVLKGLVPVAQAKAPESSESQAAGGEVNEPVEQQKNGVPEEAAPAVQELSAAVETCQIEEKKENESPAVPAAANPSPTSVQIEANTSTDNTE; this comes from the exons ATGTCCTTTAAG CCAATCGACCCAAAACGCGATGAGATCCGGCGCTACCTCGAGCGTGGCAGCGTGCTGGACTCGCTCACTAAAATCTTCATACGCGTGATCAAGGAGCGCCCGGAGAATCCGTTGGAATACATCCGGAACAACATTGGAGTGGTGCGCCACCAGCACGACAAGTACGAGCGCCTGCAGCAGGACCTGCAGATAGCCAACGATGAGATTCAACGCCTGCGTGACATTATCAACAGCATTAATCCAGACGTGCTCAAGGGTCTCGTACCCGTTGCCCAGGCCAAGGCTCCAGAATCATCTGAATCTCAAGCTGCCGGTGGGGAAGTAAATGAGCCAGTCGAACAGCAGAAGAACGGAGTACCGGAAGAAGCCGCCCCAGCGGTGCAGGAGCTTTCAGCTGCAGTAGAGACTTGCCAAATCGAAGAGAAGAAAGAAAACGAGAGTCCAGCAGTGCCAGCTGCAGCTAATCCCAGCCCAACATCCGTCCAGATTGAGGCCAACACTTCCACCGACAATACCGAGTAG